The following is a genomic window from Amycolatopsis sp. BJA-103.
GCCCGGTGACCGTGGCCGGGCCAGCGCCTCCGGCGGAGTCGTCTCGACGCGTTCGCGCACCGCGTCGAGCCATCGGTCCGACGGCGCGCCGCTGCCACCGAGGATGATCATGCGCGGGCGCATCAGGTCGTACACCGTGTCGGCCACCAGAGCCACTTGGGCGCTGCGCGCTTCGAGGAGCCCGATCGCGACCGGATCCGTGTCCGCCAAGCGGATCAGGTCCGTCAGCGAGGTCGCCACGAGGCCGGCGGACCGGGCCGCGGCGAGCAACGCCACGTCCGTCCCGCGTTCGCCGAAGGGTCCGTGACCGGCATCGGTGAGACCGGGAACGAGGATGCGGCCGAAGCCGCCTTGGATGATGCCGTCCGAAGACGTCCCCACCGGCCGGCTGAGGAACCCCGTCTCCGCGACGTTGCCGACGAACAGGTACGAAACCTTGTCCTGGCCCAGCCCCGCGCCGAAGGTGAGTTCGGCGCCCAGCAGGGCGCACACGTTCCCGTCCACCACGACGTCGAGCCCGGTCCGCTCACGCACCACGTCGGCGACTCCGACGTCGGCCCATCCCAGCACGTCGTTGCGCACGACCCGGCCTGCCACCCGGTCCACCTCACCGCCGACGGCCACTCCGATGCCCAGCACCGGTCCCGGCGCGGACTCCGCCAGCCCGGCCGCCAGTTCGGCGGCGCGGCT
Proteins encoded in this region:
- a CDS encoding ROK family transcriptional regulator; its protein translation is MNHPALSGTRPRQARQANTAAVLQLLVQRGPLARSDIAKELSLNHGSVSRIIEPLLSAGIVRELVEQSTRVGRPRVPVELNPSGRYAVGVHLGLERTTVGLIDLAGHSVRTQTENRDPADSAATLSRAAELAAGLAESAPGPVLGIGVAVGGEVDRVAGRVVRNDVLGWADVGVADVVRERTGLDVVVDGNVCALLGAELTFGAGLGQDKVSYLFVGNVAETGFLSRPVGTSSDGIIQGGFGRILVPGLTDAGHGPFGERGTDVALLAAARSAGLVATSLTDLIRLADTDPVAIGLLEARSAQVALVADTVYDLMRPRMIILGGSGAPSDRWLDAVRERVETTPPEALARPRSPGNPLVTAAAGLVVRAFFTRGTAE